A window of the Synechococcus sp. JA-3-3Ab genome harbors these coding sequences:
- a CDS encoding L-threonylcarbamoyladenylate synthase, which produces MQTQILPPTPEHIALAAEALRRGQLVAIPTETVYGLAGHGLNEQAVAEIFAAKERPRFNPLILHLPAGLDLETLQGWLVDLEAFTPAARARLGSLVDTFWPGPLTLVLPKGSRVPDLVTSGLPTVALRMPAHPVAQALLRAVQVPLAAPSANRFGRLSPTSAQAVYAELAGRIPYILDGGECSVGLESTVLKLSPDGTPTLLRPGGIPREVLESHLNLPLSSPPAPDGKESPEAPGQLSSHYAPGKPIWLLPTAFAQLQPEDWQQLRRLATGHSHLGILSFAAKPEALAESLSRHCPEVTFTLECLGPDPNSAAHAFFASLRRLDEGAATLLLAEPPPVVTGLGYAIMDRLRRASRSWKSPLSSPS; this is translated from the coding sequence ATGCAAACGCAGATCCTCCCCCCCACCCCTGAGCACATTGCCTTGGCGGCTGAAGCGCTGCGGCGGGGCCAGTTGGTGGCCATACCTACAGAGACGGTGTACGGCCTGGCGGGCCACGGCCTCAACGAACAGGCGGTGGCAGAGATCTTTGCCGCCAAGGAGCGCCCCCGTTTCAATCCCCTGATCCTGCATCTGCCGGCTGGGCTGGATCTAGAGACACTGCAGGGCTGGCTGGTGGATCTGGAGGCTTTTACTCCCGCCGCTCGCGCTCGCCTGGGATCCCTTGTCGACACCTTTTGGCCGGGGCCGCTGACGCTGGTGCTGCCCAAGGGATCCCGGGTGCCGGATCTCGTCACCAGTGGCTTGCCCACGGTGGCGCTGCGGATGCCCGCCCACCCCGTGGCCCAGGCTTTGCTGCGGGCAGTTCAGGTGCCTTTGGCTGCCCCCAGCGCCAACCGCTTTGGCCGCCTCAGCCCTACCTCGGCCCAGGCCGTCTATGCCGAGTTGGCGGGGCGGATCCCTTACATTTTGGACGGGGGAGAGTGCAGCGTGGGCCTGGAATCGACAGTGCTCAAGCTCAGCCCCGACGGCACGCCCACCCTGTTGCGCCCTGGCGGGATCCCGCGGGAAGTTTTGGAATCCCACCTCAATTTGCCCCTAAGCTCTCCCCCTGCCCCAGACGGCAAGGAGAGTCCAGAGGCTCCCGGCCAACTGAGCAGCCACTACGCTCCCGGTAAGCCCATCTGGCTTTTGCCCACTGCCTTTGCCCAGCTTCAGCCTGAGGATTGGCAACAGTTGCGGCGCTTGGCCACTGGCCACTCGCACCTAGGCATTCTCAGTTTCGCCGCCAAACCAGAAGCGCTGGCAGAAAGCCTCTCCCGCCACTGTCCTGAGGTCACCTTTACCCTAGAATGTCTGGGCCCGGATCCCAACTCGGCGGCCCACGCCTTCTTTGCTAGCCTGCGCCGCCTGGATGAGGGAGCGGCCACCTTGCTGTTGGCTGAACCGCCACCAGTTGTCACTGGCCTAGGTTATGCGATCATGGATCGGCTACGACGGGCCAGCCGCTCATGGAAGTCTCCCCTCTCGTCGCCATCCTAA
- the purE gene encoding 5-(carboxyamino)imidazole ribonucleotide mutase has translation MEVSPLVAILMGSDSDLPTLAPAAQVCEEFGIPYQLQILSAHRTPEAMVDFARRAHIQGIRVIIAGAGGAAHLPGMVASLTPLPVIGVPVFSQSLQGLDSLYSIVQMPKGIPVATVAIGNGYNAGLLAVQILASGDPALQQRVLAYRESLKQAVQEKNAQLQTQGWKAYLSSAGRA, from the coding sequence ATGGAAGTCTCCCCTCTCGTCGCCATCCTAATGGGCAGCGATTCCGATCTGCCCACCCTGGCACCCGCTGCCCAGGTGTGTGAGGAGTTTGGGATCCCCTACCAACTGCAGATCCTCAGCGCCCACCGCACCCCGGAGGCGATGGTGGACTTTGCCCGCCGCGCCCATATCCAAGGGATCCGCGTCATTATCGCCGGCGCCGGCGGGGCGGCCCATCTGCCGGGGATGGTAGCCTCCCTTACCCCTCTGCCGGTCATCGGGGTGCCGGTGTTCAGCCAATCTCTGCAGGGGCTGGACTCCCTATATTCGATCGTGCAAATGCCCAAGGGGATCCCGGTGGCTACTGTAGCCATCGGCAATGGCTACAACGCTGGACTCTTGGCCGTGCAGATCTTGGCCAGCGGCGATCCCGCCCTGCAACAACGGGTGCTGGCCTACCGGGAAAGCCTCAAGCAAGCGGTGCAAGAGAAAAACGCCCAGTTGCAAACTCAGGGGTGGAAAGCCTATCTCAGCTCCGCCGGCAGAGCATAA
- a CDS encoding CobW family GTP-binding protein, translating to MTTTIEVPKRGLPVTIITGFLGSGKTTLLNHILRNQKGMRTAVLVNEFGEIGIDGELIVSSEEDLVELNNGCICCTIRDDIVESVLRLMERSDKIDYLVVETTGLADPLPVALTFLGPELRDLTRLDSIITLVDASNFAPDLFNSDVAYSQIAYGDVILLNKTDLVEPAEIERLEKRIREIKEDARILRTVNSAVPLELILDTDLFQSSSLPQEEAPDAEHDHEHDHEHGHDHGHSHRSHIEVDGFNSLAFESDRPFSLDAFQNFLNELPDAVFRAKGILWFEESPERHIFHLSGRRYTLSSDAWPRQPKNQLVLIGQHLDTAKLRQKLEACLVPAPVQG from the coding sequence ATGACCACCACCATTGAAGTGCCCAAGCGAGGCTTGCCTGTCACCATCATCACTGGCTTTCTGGGGAGCGGGAAAACCACTCTGCTCAACCACATCCTCCGCAACCAGAAAGGGATGCGCACAGCGGTGCTGGTCAACGAATTTGGGGAGATTGGCATCGACGGCGAGCTGATTGTCTCCAGCGAAGAAGACCTCGTAGAGCTCAACAACGGCTGCATCTGCTGCACCATCCGCGACGACATTGTCGAGAGTGTGCTGCGCCTGATGGAGCGCTCCGACAAAATCGACTACCTGGTGGTGGAGACCACAGGACTGGCGGATCCCTTGCCGGTTGCCCTCACCTTTTTGGGGCCAGAACTGCGGGATCTGACACGGCTGGATTCGATCATCACCCTGGTGGATGCCAGCAACTTCGCTCCTGATCTGTTCAACAGTGACGTGGCCTACAGCCAAATTGCCTATGGGGATGTCATTCTCCTCAACAAAACCGACCTGGTTGAGCCGGCGGAGATCGAGCGCCTGGAAAAACGCATTCGCGAGATCAAGGAAGATGCCCGCATTTTGCGCACGGTCAACAGCGCAGTGCCCCTAGAGCTGATCCTGGATACAGACCTGTTTCAGTCCAGCTCTCTGCCCCAGGAGGAGGCTCCCGACGCTGAGCATGACCATGAGCATGACCACGAACACGGCCATGATCACGGCCACTCGCACCGCAGCCACATCGAGGTCGATGGTTTTAACTCCCTGGCCTTTGAGAGCGATCGCCCCTTCTCTCTAGACGCTTTCCAGAACTTTCTCAACGAGTTGCCCGATGCAGTCTTTCGGGCCAAAGGGATCCTGTGGTTTGAGGAAAGCCCAGAGCGACATATCTTCCACCTCAGCGGTCGGCGCTACACCCTCAGCAGCGACGCCTGGCCTCGCCAGCCCAAAAACCAGTTGGTGCTCATCGGCCAGCACCTCGATACGGCCAAGCTGCGGCAAAAGTTGGAAGCCTGTCTTGTCCCGGCGCCCGTCCAGGGCTAA
- the guaA gene encoding glutamine-hydrolyzing GMP synthase, which produces MIVILDFGSQYSELIARRIRETHVYSEILSYRTTAEQLRQLRPQGIILSGGPNSVYEPGAPACDLEIWNLGIPILGVCYGMQLMVQQLGGKVEPAQKGEYGRAALHILDPTDLLTNLPESSIMWMSHGDSVTELPPGFHSLAYTDNTPFAAIADPARRLYGVQFHPEVAHSEAGTFLIRNFVYHICGCEPTWTTEAFLEEAIREVRARVGDKRVLLALSGGVDSSTLAFLLHKAIGDQLTCVFIDQGFMRKDEPQRLLRLFQEQFHIPVHYVDGQERFLRQLQGVTDPEEKRKRIGAEFIRVFEEESQRLGPFEYLAQGTLYPDVIESANTNVDPVTGERIAVKIKSHHNVGGLPENLRFKLVEPLRKLFKDEVRQLARSLGLPEEIVGRHPFPGPGLAIRIVGEVTKERLEILREADMIVRQEINRSGYYPKLWQAFAVLLPEVRSVGVMGDKRTYACPVVVRLVTSEDGMTADWARVPYDLLATISNRIVNEVPGVNRVVYDITSKPPGTIEWE; this is translated from the coding sequence ATGATTGTTATTCTCGATTTTGGATCCCAGTACTCTGAGCTCATTGCCCGGCGTATTCGCGAAACCCACGTCTATTCGGAAATCCTTTCCTACCGCACCACTGCCGAGCAACTGCGGCAACTGCGGCCCCAGGGCATCATCCTCTCCGGCGGCCCCAACTCGGTCTATGAGCCGGGCGCTCCCGCTTGTGACCTGGAGATCTGGAACTTGGGGATCCCCATCCTGGGCGTGTGCTACGGTATGCAGCTTATGGTGCAGCAGTTGGGGGGCAAGGTGGAGCCGGCCCAGAAGGGGGAATACGGCCGTGCCGCCCTGCACATTTTGGATCCCACCGATCTGCTCACCAACCTGCCAGAAAGCAGCATCATGTGGATGAGCCACGGAGACTCGGTGACCGAGTTGCCCCCGGGCTTTCATTCGCTGGCTTACACTGACAACACCCCCTTTGCCGCCATTGCCGATCCGGCGCGCCGTCTCTACGGGGTGCAATTTCACCCAGAGGTGGCCCACTCGGAGGCCGGTACCTTTCTCATTCGCAATTTTGTCTATCACATCTGCGGCTGCGAGCCCACCTGGACAACGGAAGCTTTTCTGGAGGAGGCCATTCGGGAAGTCCGTGCCCGCGTGGGCGACAAGAGGGTGCTGTTGGCCCTTTCGGGGGGGGTGGACAGCTCTACTTTGGCTTTTCTGCTACACAAGGCCATTGGGGATCAGCTCACCTGCGTGTTCATCGACCAGGGGTTCATGCGCAAAGATGAGCCGCAGCGGCTGCTGCGCCTTTTCCAAGAGCAATTTCACATCCCTGTCCACTACGTGGACGGACAAGAGCGCTTTCTCCGCCAGTTGCAGGGGGTCACCGATCCCGAGGAGAAGCGCAAACGCATCGGGGCAGAGTTTATTCGCGTGTTTGAGGAGGAGTCGCAGCGGCTGGGCCCCTTCGAGTACCTGGCCCAGGGCACCCTTTACCCCGATGTGATCGAGTCGGCCAACACCAATGTGGATCCGGTTACCGGAGAGCGCATTGCCGTCAAGATCAAAAGCCACCACAACGTCGGCGGCTTGCCGGAGAATCTGCGCTTTAAGCTGGTAGAACCTCTGCGCAAGCTCTTCAAAGATGAGGTACGGCAACTGGCCCGTTCGTTGGGCTTGCCGGAAGAAATTGTTGGCCGCCATCCTTTCCCGGGGCCGGGCCTGGCCATCCGCATTGTGGGCGAGGTCACCAAAGAGCGGCTGGAGATCCTGCGCGAGGCCGACATGATTGTCCGCCAGGAGATCAACCGCTCCGGCTACTATCCCAAGCTGTGGCAAGCCTTTGCCGTGTTGCTGCCGGAAGTGCGCTCGGTGGGGGTGATGGGGGATAAGCGCACCTATGCCTGCCCGGTGGTGGTGCGACTGGTCACCAGCGAAGACGGCATGACGGCGGACTGGGCTAGGGTGCCCTACGACCTCTTGGCCACCATCTCCAACCGCATCGTCAACGAGGTGCCGGGCGTCAACCGCGTAGTCTACGACATCACCTCCAAGCCCCCCGGCACCATCGAGTGGGAGTGA
- the rsmG gene encoding 16S rRNA (guanine(527)-N(7))-methyltransferase RsmG has translation MKKADPPASEPPELEALWSSWLVDLGWQPSEPQQQQLQQLYSLVMAGNRTQNLTRITDPIDFWEKHLWDSLRGLRLLGSWDEIQAQPWRGIDIGTGAGFPGIPAQIALPQAHFTLLDSSQRKIAFVQEVLQQLSLAQARAVAQRAEIWGQDPQERGSYDLALARAVAAAEICAEYCLPLLKVGGRAILYRGHWTEAEAQTLKRALSLLGGKLIHVEAFTTPHSHGMRHCLLLEKVAPTPACYPRPPGIPKRQPLGQDKRR, from the coding sequence ATGAAGAAGGCTGACCCGCCTGCTTCTGAGCCCCCAGAACTGGAGGCCCTGTGGTCAAGCTGGCTGGTGGATCTGGGCTGGCAGCCTTCTGAGCCGCAGCAGCAGCAACTGCAACAGCTCTATTCCCTGGTGATGGCCGGAAACCGCACCCAAAACCTCACCCGCATCACCGATCCCATCGATTTTTGGGAGAAACACCTGTGGGACTCGCTGCGGGGCCTGCGCCTGCTGGGATCCTGGGATGAAATCCAAGCTCAGCCCTGGCGCGGGATCGACATCGGCACCGGGGCAGGGTTTCCAGGGATCCCGGCCCAGATCGCCCTGCCCCAGGCCCACTTCACCCTCCTAGACAGCAGCCAACGCAAGATCGCCTTTGTGCAAGAAGTTTTGCAGCAGCTTTCCCTCGCCCAGGCGCGGGCGGTGGCCCAACGGGCAGAGATCTGGGGGCAAGACCCGCAGGAACGCGGCAGCTACGATCTGGCCTTGGCCAGAGCCGTGGCAGCGGCGGAGATCTGCGCCGAGTATTGCCTGCCCCTGCTCAAGGTGGGGGGACGCGCCATTCTCTACCGCGGCCATTGGACCGAGGCAGAAGCCCAAACCCTGAAGCGGGCCCTTTCTCTTTTGGGGGGGAAGCTGATCCATGTCGAAGCCTTCACTACCCCCCACAGCCACGGGATGCGGCATTGCCTGCTGTTGGAGAAAGTCGCCCCTACACCAGCTTGCTATCCCCGTCCTCCCGGCATTCCCAAACGCCAACCTCTGGGACAGGACAAGCGCCGCTAA
- a CDS encoding RNA recognition motif domain-containing protein → MTIFVGNLSFKASEEDLRLVFSEYGTVKQIKLPVDRETGRKRGFAFVELENEADEQKAIDELDGATWMGRDLRVNKAMPRQAGAGGGRRDSRSSRF, encoded by the coding sequence ATGACCATTTTTGTGGGCAATCTGTCCTTCAAGGCCAGTGAAGAAGACCTACGGCTTGTGTTTTCCGAGTACGGCACCGTCAAGCAAATCAAGCTGCCGGTGGATCGGGAGACGGGCCGCAAGCGCGGCTTTGCTTTTGTGGAACTGGAAAACGAGGCCGACGAGCAAAAAGCCATCGATGAGTTGGATGGCGCCACCTGGATGGGCCGGGATCTGAGGGTTAACAAGGCCATGCCGCGTCAGGCCGGCGCAGGCGGCGGCAGGCGGGATAGCCGTTCTTCCCGCTTCTAA
- a CDS encoding metal ABC transporter permease has protein sequence MEGLWHTLADPLRFAFMQRALLVAVAIGMLCAVVGSYLLVQSLALLGDALSHSLLPGLAIAYMLGLNLFVGAFVAGLLSALLIQWIRSATPLKPDAAMGIVFSAFFALGILLITLIQRRARIDLNHFLFGNLLGVSAADVLTVVGITALVLGLVALFFKELTFYSFDPLGAKAAGLPTEGLGWGLMALTSLTLVASMKAVGVLLVLAMLITPAATAYLLVPRLQQVMLLGSLFGVSASLLGMYASYYLNVASGPAIVLVASTWFGLAFLAKVIFGQS, from the coding sequence ATGGAAGGGCTCTGGCACACCCTGGCGGATCCCTTGCGCTTTGCCTTCATGCAGCGGGCCCTGTTGGTGGCCGTGGCCATCGGCATGCTCTGCGCCGTGGTGGGCAGCTATCTGCTGGTGCAAAGCTTGGCCCTGCTGGGAGATGCCCTCAGCCATTCGCTGCTGCCGGGCCTGGCCATTGCCTACATGCTGGGCCTAAACCTTTTTGTCGGCGCCTTCGTGGCGGGGTTGCTGAGCGCTCTGCTCATCCAGTGGATCCGCTCCGCCACTCCCCTCAAGCCCGATGCGGCCATGGGGATCGTCTTTTCTGCTTTCTTTGCTTTGGGGATCCTGTTGATCACCCTGATCCAACGGCGGGCCCGCATCGATCTCAACCACTTCCTCTTCGGCAACCTGCTGGGGGTAAGTGCTGCCGACGTGTTGACGGTGGTGGGCATCACCGCTCTGGTGCTGGGATTGGTGGCCCTCTTTTTTAAAGAGCTGACTTTTTACAGTTTCGATCCCCTGGGAGCCAAGGCAGCCGGCCTGCCCACCGAGGGACTGGGCTGGGGGCTGATGGCGCTCACCTCCCTAACTTTGGTGGCCAGCATGAAGGCGGTGGGGGTGCTGCTGGTGCTGGCCATGCTCATCACGCCGGCAGCAACAGCCTACCTGTTGGTGCCTCGCCTGCAGCAGGTGATGCTGCTGGGATCCCTGTTTGGCGTCAGCGCTAGCTTGCTGGGGATGTACGCCAGCTACTACCTCAACGTCGCTTCTGGCCCGGCTATTGTCCTGGTGGCCTCCACCTGGTTTGGCTTGGCCTTTCTGGCCAAAGTCATCTTCGGCCAAAGCTAA
- a CDS encoding metal ABC transporter ATP-binding protein: MKKPAVSLPLRPASLVVRDLTVRYGKLLALERIGAEIRPGRITGILGPNGAGKSTLLKALLGLVPKEGGEVRYGGQVLRGEQVAYVPQRSAIDWSFPATVWDVVLMGQVRAAGWLRRIGPEGRERAAQALERVGMGAYRDRPIGRLSGGQQQRVFLARALAQEAEIYALDEPLAGIDQPSEAIVFQVLRELADAGHIVMVVHHDLGQALAYFDEVLLLNRVLIAQGSPQQVLQPQVLQRAYGRILPLDSAA, translated from the coding sequence ATGAAAAAACCAGCGGTTTCTCTCCCGCTTCGTCCGGCCTCCCTGGTGGTGCGGGATCTGACGGTGCGCTACGGCAAGTTGCTGGCGTTGGAGAGGATCGGCGCCGAGATCCGGCCGGGGCGCATCACGGGCATCCTGGGGCCCAACGGGGCCGGCAAGAGTACATTGCTCAAGGCGCTGTTGGGGTTGGTGCCCAAAGAGGGGGGCGAGGTGCGCTACGGCGGCCAGGTGCTGCGGGGGGAGCAAGTGGCCTATGTGCCGCAGCGGTCGGCCATCGACTGGAGCTTTCCGGCCACGGTGTGGGATGTGGTGCTGATGGGACAGGTAAGAGCTGCCGGCTGGTTGCGCCGCATCGGGCCAGAAGGTCGGGAGCGGGCCGCGCAAGCCCTGGAGCGGGTGGGGATGGGAGCCTATCGGGATCGGCCCATTGGTCGGCTATCAGGGGGACAGCAGCAGCGGGTGTTTTTGGCGCGGGCTCTAGCGCAGGAAGCGGAGATCTACGCCCTGGACGAGCCGCTGGCCGGGATCGACCAGCCCAGCGAGGCCATTGTGTTTCAGGTGTTGCGGGAGCTGGCCGACGCCGGCCATATCGTGATGGTGGTGCACCACGACCTGGGGCAGGCGCTGGCCTACTTTGACGAGGTGCTGCTCCTCAACCGCGTGCTGATTGCCCAGGGATCCCCGCAGCAGGTGTTGCAGCCGCAGGTGTTGCAGCGGGCCTATGGCCGTATCCTGCCCTTGGACTCGGCTGCCTAG
- a CDS encoding metal ABC transporter solute-binding protein, Zn/Mn family gives MKIKALFFAGRRLAVGFGLVIGGWLSLAGLAVARPRVVVTTTLIADWVGQVGQDRIQLSSLLQPGVDPHVYEPTPADAAALEQADLVFYNGYNLEPGLIRLIEATAQGARRVALAEILEPIVADEDGIPTPDPHVWGNVENVILMVEHIAQELTEQVPNEAAFFQANAAAYRAELEELHTWIGEQIPTIPPANRVLVTTHDAFAYYTQAYGLKMGGSLLGISTEEQPSAQTVAQLVEEIRALGVPAVFAETTLNPALIQTVAAEAGVQVAEQELYSDSLGEAGSGAETYVAMMRLNTCTIVAALGGSPDCP, from the coding sequence ATGAAAATAAAAGCTTTGTTTTTTGCTGGGCGCCGCTTGGCGGTGGGATTTGGCCTGGTGATCGGGGGTTGGCTGTCCCTGGCTGGCTTGGCTGTGGCGCGTCCCCGCGTCGTGGTCACCACCACCTTGATTGCCGATTGGGTAGGGCAGGTGGGGCAGGATCGCATCCAGCTCAGCAGCCTGCTGCAGCCGGGCGTGGATCCCCACGTCTATGAGCCGACGCCGGCCGATGCCGCGGCCCTGGAGCAAGCGGATCTGGTGTTTTACAACGGCTACAACCTGGAGCCGGGGTTAATTCGTCTTATCGAGGCCACGGCCCAAGGAGCGCGGCGGGTTGCCCTGGCCGAGATCCTTGAGCCCATCGTCGCCGATGAAGACGGGATCCCGACGCCGGATCCCCACGTGTGGGGCAATGTGGAAAACGTCATCCTCATGGTGGAGCACATTGCCCAGGAGCTGACGGAGCAAGTCCCCAACGAAGCCGCTTTTTTCCAGGCCAATGCCGCCGCCTATCGGGCGGAGCTGGAGGAGCTCCACACCTGGATCGGGGAACAGATTCCGACCATTCCCCCCGCCAACCGGGTTCTGGTGACCACCCACGATGCCTTTGCCTACTACACCCAAGCCTACGGCCTGAAGATGGGGGGATCCCTCCTGGGGATCAGCACCGAGGAACAGCCCAGCGCCCAGACGGTGGCCCAGTTGGTGGAGGAGATCCGCGCCCTGGGGGTGCCGGCGGTCTTTGCCGAGACCACCCTTAACCCCGCTCTCATCCAGACGGTGGCCGCCGAAGCCGGGGTGCAGGTAGCCGAACAGGAACTGTACTCGGACTCTTTGGGGGAAGCAGGCAGCGGCGCCGAAACCTACGTCGCCATGATGCGCCTCAACACCTGCACCATCGTGGCGGCCTTGGGCGGATCCCCTGACTGTCCTTGA
- the aspS gene encoding aspartate--tRNA ligase, translated as MPAAIRRPPRSLYCGQVRPAHIGQTVTLYGWIDRRRDHGGVIFLDLRDRSGIVQLVADPQKTPLSYELAGQVRSEYVVRVTGTVHQRPSDSFNPRLATGEVEVYAEELEILSRVGKQLPFSVSGEEGEEVREEIRLRYRYLDLRRERLSRNLQLRHQVIKAIRRFLEDEEGFIEVETPILTRSTPEGARDYLVPSRVNPGEWFALPQSPQLFKQLLMVAGVDRYYQIARCFRDEDLRADRQPEFTQLDMEMSFMDQEAILELNERLLCHIFKTVKGIDLPRPFPRLTYAEAMARYGSDKPDTRFGLELVDVSPLFQGSGFKVFAKALQEGGVIKVLPVPGGDEKISNTRIKPGGDLFKLVTQYGAGGLAFIRVRPGSLDTIGALKESLSPEQEQQLLQLTNAKPGDLLLFGAGPAAVVNESLGRLRLHLGQELGLIPENALNLLWITDFPLFEFNAEENRLEALHHPFTAPHPDDLADLKTARAQAYDLVWNGVEVGGGSLRIYQREIQEQVFQTIGLTPEQARDKFGFLLEAFEYGTPPHGGIAYGLDRLVMLLAGEDSIRDVIAFPKTQQARCLLTGAPSGVEAKQLKELHVASTYQPG; from the coding sequence ATGCCTGCTGCCATCCGTCGCCCGCCTCGTTCCCTCTACTGTGGCCAAGTGCGCCCGGCCCACATCGGCCAGACCGTCACCCTCTACGGCTGGATCGACCGCCGCCGCGACCACGGCGGTGTGATCTTCTTGGATCTGCGGGATCGCTCCGGCATCGTGCAACTGGTGGCCGATCCCCAGAAAACCCCCCTCTCCTACGAGCTGGCGGGGCAGGTGCGCAGCGAATATGTGGTGCGGGTAACGGGAACGGTTCACCAAAGACCTAGTGACTCCTTTAATCCCCGCCTGGCCACCGGCGAGGTGGAGGTCTACGCGGAAGAGTTGGAAATTCTCAGCCGGGTGGGCAAGCAGCTTCCCTTCAGCGTCTCGGGGGAGGAAGGGGAAGAGGTGCGGGAGGAGATCCGCCTGCGCTACCGCTACTTGGACTTGAGGCGAGAGCGCCTGTCCCGCAACCTGCAGCTGCGTCACCAGGTCATCAAGGCCATCCGCCGCTTCCTGGAGGACGAAGAAGGCTTTATCGAGGTGGAAACCCCCATCCTCACCCGCTCTACCCCCGAAGGTGCCAGAGATTACCTGGTGCCGAGCCGCGTCAACCCCGGGGAGTGGTTTGCCCTGCCGCAGTCGCCCCAGCTTTTTAAGCAGTTGCTGATGGTGGCCGGCGTGGATCGCTACTACCAAATTGCCCGCTGCTTTCGGGATGAGGATCTGCGGGCGGATCGCCAGCCGGAGTTTACCCAGCTGGACATGGAGATGAGCTTTATGGATCAGGAGGCGATCCTGGAACTCAACGAGCGGCTCCTCTGCCATATCTTCAAAACCGTCAAAGGCATCGACCTGCCCCGCCCTTTCCCGCGGCTGACCTATGCCGAGGCCATGGCCCGCTACGGCTCCGACAAGCCCGACACCCGCTTTGGGCTGGAATTGGTGGATGTTTCGCCGCTGTTTCAGGGATCCGGCTTCAAGGTCTTCGCCAAGGCCTTGCAAGAGGGCGGTGTGATCAAAGTTCTGCCGGTGCCGGGCGGCGACGAAAAGATCTCCAACACCCGCATCAAGCCGGGCGGGGATCTGTTCAAGCTGGTCACCCAGTACGGGGCGGGTGGCCTGGCCTTCATCCGGGTGCGGCCCGGCAGCCTCGACACCATCGGCGCCCTCAAAGAAAGCCTCAGCCCCGAGCAGGAACAGCAGTTGCTGCAGCTTACCAACGCCAAGCCGGGGGATCTGCTGCTGTTTGGAGCAGGGCCGGCTGCCGTGGTCAACGAGTCGCTGGGCCGCCTGCGGCTGCACCTGGGCCAGGAGCTGGGCTTGATCCCGGAGAACGCCTTGAATCTCCTCTGGATCACCGATTTTCCCCTGTTTGAATTCAATGCCGAGGAAAACCGCCTGGAAGCCCTGCACCACCCCTTTACCGCCCCCCACCCCGACGACTTGGCCGACCTGAAAACGGCGCGGGCCCAGGCCTACGACCTGGTCTGGAACGGCGTGGAAGTGGGCGGGGGATCCCTGCGCATCTACCAGCGCGAGATCCAGGAGCAGGTTTTCCAGACCATTGGCCTTACCCCTGAGCAGGCGCGGGACAAGTTTGGCTTTTTGCTGGAAGCCTTCGAGTACGGCACCCCGCCCCACGGCGGCATCGCCTATGGCCTAGACCGGCTGGTGATGCTCTTGGCGGGGGAAGATTCCATCCGCGATGTCATCGCCTTTCCCAAAACCCAGCAGGCCAGGTGTTTGCTCACCGGTGCCCCTTCCGGCGTCGAGGCCAAGCAGCTCAAAGAACTGCACGTGGCCTCCACCTATCAGCCCGGCTGA
- the fabI gene encoding enoyl-ACP reductase FabI has protein sequence MLDLTGKKALVTGIANERSIAWGIAQQLHKAGATLGVTYLPDERDRFKTKVQQLTEPLQPDFLLPCDVQSDQQIDELFQAIAQKWGQVDILVHCLAFVKKEELSGNFSDISREGFALAMDVSTYSLIALCRAAKPLLRSGSSILTLTYLGGVRVVPNYNMAAVTKAGLETCVRYLAAELGPAGIRVNAISAGPIRTLASSAIADFHAMLHAVEEKAPLRRNITQLEVGNVAAFLASDLASGITGQVIYVDSGYSILGF, from the coding sequence ATGCTAGACCTGACCGGAAAAAAAGCCTTGGTAACCGGCATTGCCAACGAGCGCTCCATCGCCTGGGGCATTGCCCAGCAACTGCACAAAGCGGGGGCGACGTTGGGGGTTACCTATCTGCCGGACGAGCGGGATCGCTTCAAGACCAAAGTCCAGCAGCTCACCGAGCCCCTGCAGCCGGATTTTCTCCTCCCTTGCGACGTGCAAAGCGACCAGCAGATTGACGAGCTGTTTCAGGCAATAGCCCAGAAATGGGGTCAGGTCGATATCTTGGTTCACTGCCTGGCTTTCGTCAAAAAAGAAGAGCTGAGCGGCAACTTTAGCGATATCTCGCGGGAAGGGTTTGCCCTGGCCATGGATGTGAGCACCTACTCCCTGATTGCCCTCTGCCGGGCCGCCAAGCCTCTCTTGAGATCCGGCAGCAGCATCCTCACCCTCACCTATTTGGGGGGGGTGCGGGTGGTGCCCAACTACAACATGGCCGCTGTCACCAAAGCGGGCCTGGAAACCTGCGTTCGCTACCTGGCGGCCGAGCTGGGCCCCGCCGGGATCCGGGTGAATGCCATCTCCGCTGGACCCATTCGCACCTTGGCTTCTTCGGCCATTGCTGATTTCCATGCCATGCTGCACGCGGTCGAGGAGAAAGCTCCGCTGCGGCGCAATATCACCCAGCTCGAGGTGGGCAATGTGGCAGCTTTTCTGGCCAGCGACCTGGCCAGCGGCATTACCGGCCAGGTGATCTATGTGGATAGTGGATATAGCATCCTGGGTTTTTAG